The Ovis aries strain OAR_USU_Benz2616 breed Rambouillet chromosome 6, ARS-UI_Ramb_v3.0, whole genome shotgun sequence genome includes a window with the following:
- the TACC3 gene encoding transforming acidic coiled-coil-containing protein 3 isoform X5 → MPLTIVRASGRRNETPLEPLGLIGGPWWRHSAPHRMSLHIFSDGNVTGDKSTENCDFLFSPPELTGRSSVLRLSQKENVPPKSTAKAVKVTFQTPLRDPQTHRILSPSVGSKLEACFALGDPTGLGNCHQIYTQKENQQFTKETDTKTTHGILQKPVLVNAEPPSEGMRPASEDQPPGGPPSAPLVSLGPSNSSQIPESVENPEASRGPAPGSPECTQEEHVHPRPSEESMPFGPAAPEQPPTVASQDAAEDQLSTTEGDLEGIPGPPTGPTSPSGAHPGEKPLVGLPGAAPAGSVDATGCEDTALTGPREAAGATRPGAQAEEACGQAAGSLRSGPVQLEFDFSDATSKRSPPLRKRGKVLGLKPPSRRPEARPGKAPLEADKGCELALRESDGPSRDEPDDPDCNPATDSGEARPPEHLQSGQAAEALSLSRPACSDDTPGTRTPEAAGEGGTTGSSGGSAPLSSPSSKPQTAHPPPTESEPEPTLDLSGEQFRDPAEVLGAGAEVDYLEQFGASSFKESALRKQSLYLNFDPLLQDSPRRLAPSSVDAPPSGSPPEAQLLDLDFPGAPGVPMPGPPPCGLGPGAPLLPVGPIVDVLQYSQKDLDLAVEATQKENEVLRGKCAALQERLLEMGKIMDSFEGTVYQVMEESQKQKELAKAEMQKVLKEKAQLAADLHSMEKSFSDLFKRFEKQKEVIEGYRTNEESLKKCVEDYIERVEKEAQKYQALKAQAEEKLQQASEEIAQVRSKAQTDALALQAVLRKEQMRVHSLEKVVEQKVGAGSLGQQGRGWAALAAREGSGAPGSRHCGKPRGATLLFRLRRMMS, encoded by the exons ATGCCACTGACCATCGTGAGGGCCTCGGGAAGGAGGAATGAGACTCCCCTGGAACCCCTGGGCCTGATTGGAGGCCCCTGGTGGAGACACTCAGCTCCCCACAG AATGAGTCTGCATATCTTCAGTGACGGAAATGTCACTGGTGACAAAAGTACAGAAAACTGCGACTTCCTGTTTTCACCACCGGAACTTACCGGAAGATCATCTGTTCTCCGTCTGTCACAGAAAGAGAATGTGCCCCCGAAGAGCACAGCCAAAGCTGTGAAG GTGACTTTTCAGACACCTCTGCGGGACCCACAGACACACAGGATCTTAAGTCCCAGCGTGGGCAGCAAGCTCGAAGCCTGTTTTGCTCTGGGCGACCCCACTGGGTTAGGAAACTGCCATCAAATCTACACCCAGAAAGAGAA TCAACAGTTCACCAAGGAAACAGACACCAAAAcgacccatggaattctccagaagcCAGTACTGGTCAACGCCGAGCCACCTTCAGAGGGCATGAGACCAGCCTCCGAAGACCAGCCTCCTGGTGGGCCCCCCTCAGCTCCCCTGGTCAGCCTGGGCCCCTCAAACTCTTCCCAGATACCAGAGAGTGTTGAAAACCCCGAGGCCTCCCGAGGACCAGCGCCCGGCAGCCCTGAGTGCACCCAGGAGGAGCACGTCCACCCTCGGCCCTCAGAGGAGAGCATGCCCTTCGGGCCCGCGGCTCCAGAACAGCCCCCCACGGTGGCGTCCCAGGACGCGGCAGAGGACCAACTCAGCACTACGGAAGGAGACTTGGAGGGGATCCCTGGTCCCCCGACTGGGCCCACCTCGCCCTCTGGTGCCCACCCTGGAGAAAAACCCCTCGTGGGCCTGCCTGGGGCGGCCCCAGCGGGCTCCGTGGACGCCACCGGCTGCGAGGACACGGCCCTGACTGGCCCCAGAGAGGCTGCAGGGGCCACACGCCCCGGTGCTCAGGCGGAGGAGGCCTGTGGCCAGGCCGCTGGCTCTCTGAGGAGTGGCCCCGTCCAGCTGGAGTTCGACTTCTCCGATGCCACCAGCAAAAGGTCGCCCCCACTGCGGAAACGAGGGAAGGTCCTGGGTCTCAAGCCCCCCTCAAGGAGACCAGAGGCGAGGCCCGGAAAGGCCCCCCTGGAGGCGGACAAGGGTTGCGAGCTCGCTCTCCGTGAGTCCGACGGCCCGAGCAGGGATGAGCCGGACGACCCAGACTGTAACCCGGCCACAGACAGTGGAGAGGCCCGGCCCCCGGAGCACCTGCAGAGCGGCCAGGCCGCAGAGGCCTTGTCTCTGAGCCG GCCGGCGTGCTCAGATGACACACCCGGGACGAGGACGCCAGAAGCAGCGGGCGAG GGGGGGACCACAGGCTCTTCAGGGGGGTCGGCGCCCCTCAGCAGCCCAAGCAGCAAGCCACAGACTGCACACCCACCCCCCACCGAGAGCGAGCCGGAGCCCACCCTGGACCTGAGTGGGGAGCAGTTCCGGGACCCCGCGGAGG TCCTAGGCGCAGGGGCCGAGGTGGACTACCTGGAGCAGTTTGGAGCATCCTCG TTTAAAGAGTCAGCCCTGAGGAAGCAGTCACTGTACCTTAACTTCGACCCGCTCCTGCAGGACAGTCCCCGGAGGCTGGCACCCAGCAG TGTGGACGCGCCTCCCTCTGGAAGCCCTCCGGAGGCCCAGCTGCTCGACCTGGACTTCCCAGGAGCCCCTGGCGTCCCT ATGCCTGGCCCGCCTCCGTGTGGCCTCGGACCCGGGGCTCCACTGCTGCCGGTGGGGCCGATCGTGGACGTGCTGCAGTACAGCCAGAAGGACCTGGACTTGGCG GTGGAGGCCACGCAGAAGGAGAACGAGGTGCTGCGGGGCAAGTGCGCGGCGCTGCAGGAGAGGCTCCTGGAGATGGG GAAGATCATGGACAGCTTTGAGGGGACTGTCTACCAGGTGATGG aggaatctCAGAAACAGAAGGAGCTCGCCAAGGCCGAAATGCAGAAGGTCCTGAAGGAGAAAGCGCAGCTGGCGGCCGACCTGCACTCTATGGAGAAGTCTTTCTCCGACCTCTTTAAGCGGTTTGAGAAGCAGAAGGAGGTGATCGAAGGCTACCGCACG AATGAAGAGTCTCTGAAGAAGTGTGTCGAGGATTACATAGAGAGGGTGGAGAAGGAGGCCCAGAAGTACCAGGCGCTGAAGGCCCAGGCGGAGGAGAAGCTCCAGCA GGCAAGCGAGGAGATCGCCCAGGTGCGCAGCAAGGCCCAGACGGACGCTCTGGCGCTGCAGGCGGTCCTGAGGAAAGAGCAGATGCGTGTCCACTCCCTGGAGAAGGTGGTGGAGCAGAAGGTGGGTGCAGGGTCCCTAGGCcagcaggggcgggggtgggcagcCCTCGCAGCTCGGGAAGGCTCGGGGGCGCCAGGCTCCAGGCACTGCGGGAAACCCAGGGGCGCAACTCTCCTCTTCAGACTAAGGAGAATGATGAGCTGA